Proteins co-encoded in one Vicia villosa cultivar HV-30 ecotype Madison, WI unplaced genomic scaffold, Vvil1.0 ctg.000567F_1_1, whole genome shotgun sequence genomic window:
- the LOC131629472 gene encoding UDP-glycosyltransferase 79B30-like has translation MDSSSSLHIAMYPWFALGHQTPFLHLANKLANKGHKITFFIPKKAQSILEPSNLHPHLITFVTITVPHVEGLPPNAQTTADVPYPLQPHIMTAMDLTKPDIETHLTILKPHIVFYDFTHWIPSLTKRLGIKAIHYCIISSVMVGYTTTPARFSQGNNLTEFDLMKPPPGFPVSSIKLHSHEAKSLAAKRKETFGSNVLFYDRQAIALNEADALGYRTCREIEGPYLDYIQKQFNKPVLTTGPVILEKSNSILDENWSTWLGGFKTDSVVYCCFGSECVLRPNQFQELMLGLELTDMPFFAALKPPFGFTTVEEALPEGFAERIKGRGVVYGGWVQQQLILEHPSVGCFITHCGSGSLSEALVNKCQLVLLPNVGDQILNARMMGNTLKVGVEVEKGEDGLYTKDSVCKAVRIVMDDENEIGKEVKAKHGKIREMLLNKDLESSYIDDFCKKLQEIVVENN, from the coding sequence AtggattcatcatcttctttacACATAGCAATGTATCCATGGTTTGCCCTGGGCCACCAAACTCCATTTCTTCACCTTGCAAACAAACTAGCAAATAAAGGCCATAAAATAACCTTTTTCATACCTAAAAAAGCGCAATCCATATTAGAACCATCCAATCTCCACCCTCATTTGATCACATTTGTAACCATTACAGTTCCTCATGTTGAAGGTCTTCCTCCCAATGCACAAACAACTGCTGATGTCCCTTACCCTTTACAACCACACATCATGACCGCCATGGATCTAACAAAACCCGACATTGAAACTCATCTCACTATTCTCAAACCTCACATTGTTTTCTACGATTTCACACATTGGATTCCATCTTTAACCAAGCGTTTAGGCATCAAAGCTATTCATTATTGCATTATTAGTTCAGTCATGGTTGGTTACACTACAACACCAGCTAGGTTTTCACAGGGAAACAATTTAACTGAATTTGATCTCATGAAACCTCCTCCTGGTTTCCCTGTTTCATCTATCAAGCTTCATAGTCATGAAGCAAAATCTTTGGCTGCTAAAAGGAAAGAAACTTTTGGTAGCAATGTTCTTTTCTATGATAGACAAGCCATTGCTTTGAATGAAGCTGATGCATTAGGATATAGAACATGCAGAGAAATTGAAGGACCTTATCTTGATTACATACAGAAACAGTTTAACAAACCGGTTCTAACTACAGGACCGGTTATACtagaaaaatcaaattctattttgGATGAAAATTGGTCTACTTGGCTTGGTGGATTCAAAACAGATTCAGTTGTTTATTGTTGTTTTGGAAGTGAATGTGTTTTAAGACCAAATCAATTTCAAGAGTTAATGCTTGGTCTTGAGTTAACTGATATGCCATTTTTTGCAGCTTTGAAACCACCTTTTGGTTTTACAACAGTTGAAGAAGCATTACCGGAAGGGTTTGCAGAAAGGATTAAAGGAAGAGGTGTTGTGTATGGTGGTTGGGTTCAACAGCAACTGATTTTGGAACATCCTTCTGTGGGGTGTTTCATTACACATTGTGGTTCAGGTTCTTTGTCTGAGGCATTGGTGAATAAGTGTCAATTGGTTTTGTTGCCAAATGTTGGTGACCAAATATTGAATGCTAGGATGATGGGAAATACCTTGAAAGTTGGTGTGGAAGTTGAGAAAGGTGAAGACGGTTTGTATACTAAGGATAGTGTTTGTAAAGCTGTGAGAATTGTGATGGATGATGAGAATGAAATCGGTAAAGAAGTTAAGGCTAAGCATGGTAAGATTAGAGAGATGTTGCTTAACAAAGATCTTGAGTCATCTTATATTGATGATTTCTGCAAGAAGCTTCAAGAGATTGTTGTGGAAAATAATTGA